Proteins encoded by one window of Camelus bactrianus isolate YW-2024 breed Bactrian camel chromosome 9, ASM4877302v1, whole genome shotgun sequence:
- the ZDHHC7 gene encoding palmitoyltransferase ZDHHC7, whose translation MPSSGHRLRDVEHHPLLAENDNYDSSSSSSSEADSADRVWFIRDGCGMICAVLTWLLVVYADFVVTFVMLLPSKDFWYSVVNGVIFNCLAVLALSSHLRTMLTDPGAVPKGNATKEYMESLQLKPGEVIYKCPKCCCIKPERAHHCSICKRCIRKMDHHCPWVNNCVGEKNQRFFVLFTMYVALCSVHALALCGLQFISCVRGQWTECSDFSPPVTVILLIFLCLEGLLFFTFTAVMFGTQIHSICNDETEIERLKSEKPTWERRLRWEGMKSVFGGPPSLLWMNPFVGFQFRRLQMRPRKGGPEFSV comes from the exons ATGCCATCATCAGGACACCGGCTCCGGGATGTTGAGCATCATCCTCTCCTGGCTGAAAATGACAATTACgactcctcctcctcatcatccTCCGAGGCCGACTCGGCAGACCGGGTGTGGTTCATCCGCGATGGCTGCGGTATGATCTGCGCTGTCCTGACGTGGCTTCTGGTTGTGTATGCGGATTTCGTGGTGACCTTCGTTATGCTGCTGCCGTCCAAAGACTTCTGGTACTCGGTGGTCAATGGGGTTATCTTCAACTGCCTGGCTGTGCTCGCCCTGTCATCTCACCTGAGGACCATGCTCACCGACCCT GGGGCAGTACCCAAAGGAAATGCTACTAAAGAATACATGGAGAGTTTGCAGCTGAAGCCTGGAGAGGTGATCTACAAGTGTCCAAAGTGCTGCTGCATCAAGCCCGAGCGCGCCCACCACTGCAG TATCTGCAAAAGATGTATTCGGAAAATGGATCATCACTGCCCATGGGTGAACAATTGTGTAGGAGAGAAGAATCAGAGATTTTTTGTGCTCTTTACC ATGTACGTCGCGCTGTGCTCGGTGCACGCTCTCGCCCTCTGCGGACTCCAGTTCATCTCCTGTGTCCGAGGGCAGTGGACAG AATGCAGTGATTTCTCACCTCCGGTAACTGTAATCCTGTTGATCTTCCTGTGCCTTGAGGgtcttctgtttttcactttcaccGCAGTTATGTTTGGCACCCAGATCCACTCAATATGCAATGACGAAACG gAAATCGAGAGGCTGAAGAGTGAGAAGCCAACGTGGGAGCGGAGGCTGCGCTGGGAGGGCATGAAGTCCGTCTTCGGGGGGCCCCCCTCGCTGCTCTGGATGAACCCCTTTGTCGGCTTCCAATTTAGGCGACTGCAGATGAGACCCCGGAAAGGGGGCCCTGAGTTCTCAGTGTGA